Genomic segment of Hydractinia symbiolongicarpus strain clone_291-10 chromosome 5, HSymV2.1, whole genome shotgun sequence:
tgtgtaCTTTTATACCAGCCATTGTAAACCTTAACTCATTAACAATACATCGAATTATGTTCCTACCAAACATGTCATACTCCGTATACTAAgtatgtcacactccgtatactaGGCATCTCACATTCCATATACTAAGCCTGTCACACTCAGTATAGTAATCATGTCATACTCCGTATAGCATACTTCGTATATGAAGCATGTCACAGTCCGTATGGCATACTCCGTATAGCATACTCCGTATGGCATACTCCTTCTGCAATCTGCAAAATGCAAATTCTGCATAACATACTCTCGGTATCTCGCAATCCGTATGCCATAATCCTTTTTTTGCAATCAAACTAATGTTCCTACACTCCGTATAACTACAATATACCTCGTATGTTTACGATGGATAAAAAGTAGGAAAATAACGTGCTTGTCTTTTTAACTTGTTCTTTatggtgattattttttattttttttcggaaATAGTTTTAAACAGTCAATATTGCAATATTTCCACTTTTAAGAACATTCGTTGGCAGACTCCGTATAGCTAAACCAAACTCCGTATAGCAGCTATACGGAGTATTACTCCGTATAGAAACCACACTCCGTACGTCACATTTTGACGTCAGGTCCATGGAATGCCAtgcgtgttttttaaaaatatgcgaTGTAAGCATAACATTACGTCATAAATAATTATGATGGCGGCCCCATGACATATTTGTTGTTTATACGAGCTCGTGGACGATGTTGTGGTCTCAAGGTAACTTCCCAAACCAGAACCAAAAACGATCTGGATTTCGCTCATCtcgattctttttaaaaatctagAAAGGTatgtatctttttatttttacttatagctatatatattagctagctagttgtcaGCTGACTCCATAATGATATAATGATGACTCCTGCCTGTGGTTTTAGCTTACAACCCTATTAATTTTAAAGAAGAAGGGTGTATGAATCTCTTAATTGTTTCGAATTTTAAACAGACCCTGGACCCTGGGGGAGCATTCCATGTGCTGTGCCATCCattgatttcattttaattCTGATTTTACCATGGCATATTGTTCTGGCATAAAAATGCAGAATTAAAAATTGCGACATGATCATTAATAAGGCAGTTTTTATGCAGAAATGGTGCGAATCACATTTCATTCCTGTACATCAATCAAATATTAAACTTGCATTTACGGGTGGCAAGTTTGCTTAGAAGGATAAGGGGCCGTCGACAAACAGTTTTCGTCTCCTTTAAAGGCAAATTGGCCGTTAGGGGGAGAGGGGGTAATACATTGTtcgttaaaaatgtaaaaatggaGACGAATTTCACTTTCTCACCTTTCTTTATATCTTTTagggaaaataaaagaaatccaacaaattagaaaatgtttccacaaaataaaaatccGCCATAAAAAAATGGAGTTCGTATAAGTCTCCACAAAGATTGTTCTGTAGAGAGAGCGCGGGGGCTGGGGGAAGGGGGCAAAATTCTATTTAACAGCAAATTTGCTGTTAACGGAGTTGAAAACTAACGTAGGGGAAATGGGCTTGCCATTAAGGGGCAGGGTGGTCCGAGTCTAGCGACCAATTGCCGTTAATGGAGACGAAAACTGTTTGTTGACGGCCCCTAATCTACCACAATATTCAACTTTGTAGGAATAAACGATTTTGCAAATATATCACAAAGATCCGGTAAAATTTGTGATAAAAGACAACATTGccaaaaaataattgttgaTGATAAATAgggccaccatcaaaaatatgttgtgttcccGTACTGAAAACCCCCGCAAAAATGAGTCGGTCGGGCGTATTTTTTCCCAGGGTTTTTAGATCGGAGCAAGCGAATCTGTTTCCAGGGCCAAGACAGTATAGAGCCACTCGACATCGTTTGTAGACCACTTTACGCCGccctgtaaactgtcagtagccacaggagtgccctaaaggaattattttttaccaaaattaattttcgtgagtttttgtcaattttgcataaattagttctggcgaaaaagaatttatttttgaaaaatatcttatataaaataaatattttatataaataaattttttcctAGTCTTTTTTCAACTTACCGACtcgggtttttattaccaaaagggAGTCGGTTggaggacgcgaacacaacatatttttgatgacggcCTAGCTCAATTTGATAAAAACTTGTAAGACTGAACTTATGCACTCTACCAATGGCTATTATActgtgaaaatataatatgaaATAGAACGTAGCTAGATATGATTAAAATAAcagtgaaagttttttttacatttatcttCAAAATGTCATAATACAGCATAATAAAGCAGGAACcgtcaaaagttttaaaattattaaatatgaGTAAATAAAccctaaaatgttttttaaaatagaactttttttcgttttgtttaaaatagatAGAATGATAAGTGATAGAATGTTAAGCTAAAACAATTAATTCCATATATAATTGCCACATAACAGAAATGAAGGTCTTTCAAGGTAACATGCATTAGTCatacatttaattttttctaaaaatgtttctattttgtgtgaaaaatgactttatCAGTATATattgttaataatttaaatcaGAACAAGGAAAATGAAGAACTAATCATTTTGGAGCGAAGTATCTGCTCTAGAATTATATACTAATGTCTATATCAAAAGACTGATAAAACGATCACAAAGAGAAACATAAGCACAAATAGTTGTTAACTTGTAATAGATACTAACTTAAAATAAATAGTGTAGTGTTGATTCAGATAggccaaaaagaaaatatacatataaatctAGGGTTCGAATTATCATATAAAATTACTTCGCACATTTTATTATAGaaagctttaaattttttttaaacttttttcttattGAACAACGATTATAAAATCCAACATGAAACACTTTCTTAAACTCTCACTTCCAAATTCATGAATTCAGCcataaataaactttaaaagatCTAAGTTTTTGGCATTTAAAAAAGATGCTAGTGACACACAAAGTGCCGTATCTTTAACGAAAAACAACCTTAGGTTGTTACAAACTCAATACATCATTCTCGCGCATAAACTCTGGATCAGGGGAAAGGGCGTGGGATGATTGCATTTAAAATGGTGCCTCGCTGAGAGGTTTTAACAAGATGTCAGTCCCACAAAGAATACAGCTATCAATCATAGTTAAGTTGTTTCTTATGCGACCTAAGATTTTTATGGACTAATTTATGACTTGATGTAATGCTTTGCATAAATCACATTTTTGTCCCACttttcaaaatcacttcaaCATTTTTAAACCCTGAATTCTCACAAAcactgtcaaaaaaaaaaaaaaaacagtgggATGATTTTTTATTGTCAGAATTTTTGAATCCAattcatataaataaaaaaatttatcaagtgTGTCGAATTGTAACACATTTGGAGTAATACACACAAAAACATGggcaaaaattatgttttgtgattttttatcCTGCAACACTGCTGCCTCATTCTAATGATCATGTCTTATATTTAATCATTTCTAAACCTGTGTAGAATCATTACCAAACATTACAAATTCTGTATACATGTGCATATCTTAACAGTCCATTAAAGAATGATCAGATCAGACAAATATGCTATTTTccattattttataaattttaaaatataaaatattgaaaagaaACAGGAATTGCTTTTTCTTATTTAAGCTCATATTGAACCTGGGAACTCTCTTTcacttataaaaaagttttatcatttttttcgcAAAGAGATTCGCAAAAATAGCATTTCGATTCGCGAATTGTGAACTGCTAATTCTAACCCTGAAGTTAAATTAAATTCTAACCCTGaagttaaatattaaaatttatgtaataTGAAGAAAGCACCAAACTAAATGGTAAAAAACAACCCTGTATATGccttaacaaaacacaaaacaattagttccactaattatgcatggCATGATGCTGCATAATTAGTGAAACTTCTAAGACCAAAATTTTAAGAACTGATCAGAATTTTTCAAAAACAGGATTTCCTAGACAACTTTTTTAGCTTTGacatataaaattttcttttttatgggaggaggtaagctttaagatATATAACATAAGCATGCTGATTTAGTTGAGTTTGTTGCCATGAATGtgcaatgttttttataattttttctttttattctctatttaaatttaatcaatatctttttttatttctttataaagAGTACTAtatattcatttaaattttttaattatatacagattattattttttaaatgttttaattaactgCCACATTTATTTTGCTCTTAGTTCTAATGGTGTTTTTGAAATGGCTAGTATTGTGACTCAAACCTCTGTTGATGAAAACGATGAATGCTTTCTTCGgttattcttcttaataaagAAAGTTGGAACATCTGTATGTTACAATATCTTCCATCGTTACTTTccaaaagacaaaaaacaacTTTACCAGAAGCTTCTTCCTttcaaaaagaagttaaaacCATATTTATTTGCAAGTCAACGAGAGTTACTTTTCGGAAACCCTAACAAGGAAACAGACTCAACTCAATTTGATATTACTTTACTGCTTTTACTGATCAGAAACACCTGCAATTGTTTACCTCCACCAAGAAAAGGTTGGAATCGGAGACCATCAGCAAGTGATTTTACTGATGGTGCAAATCTTGAAAGACTGCGAATAAGAAGAAATTCACTGGCTCATACTGGCAGTACCCCTGTAAAATTATCTGCTTGTAGTAAAAAGTGGAACGAAACAGCTGCGATATTAATAAGCCTTGGTGCAGATCCTAACGAGGTTTCTTATTATGCCACCGTACAGTTGGattcaaataaaaaagctgATCTGGAAGAAGAACTCAGTATCCTGCATGATAAATTTTTTCACTACATAGGTAAGCACAATGTTTTGTTGACAGTTACTTAAGGATATTTAACCTatattttttcagatttttacattttccttataaaataaatattgtctTTTAGATATCTCCTTTACAAAATATTCTGACAATGAAGACAAAATAAACAGACTGCAAGCTGAGATCATGAAATTGCAAGGTCAGACAGGTTTACACCGTtaattttttacattctttAAATGTCAATATTATGACAAAGAAAAAACTCTCATTTTTTAATCCATCAGGAAGTGAAGTTGTCAGGGTGATATCTAATCCACACATTATGAAACTATTATTTCATTATAAAATGAAAGTTGACTTTGATATTACTAAAAATTGCAGTGAAACTACTAATCCATGCAAGCATAATGGCATCattgtcaaaattttaattgcaaaaCTAAAAAGTTGGATTAAAGGCTGTTATAGGATGCTGAGTTAGCTATTTTATAATTAATGAATTTATTATCCCTTCTGGCACATCTCAGTAGTGCTTACCATgacaatttgttttattttttataaggtAAGGAGCAGAACACACACCCTTTTTGTCATgtattaaatttcattgattccGCAATTTTGCTGTGAAAGGCAATTTCCCACGAAATATTTGCTATGTAATTTGAAACGATATCATAACAATAGCATTGGGTCAaccaaaatttcattttttgcagacgatttttaaaatttgtggaTGTTGTTAGGGATTAGTACGGAGAAATTATATACATGAATTTTTTACTTAATTTGACCTCATTGACCTCAGAAAAGACTGTTTTGGTAAAGTCGACAATTTCTAAGTATCACTTACCTATACACACTCCTGGGCCTCTATATACGCATGGGCTAAAATTAATGATTAGCATTTAAAAAACTTGGATTAATGCTTAAATATTTCAGATAAGCATATAATTTCCAGCTTTAAAAATTCTTATGAAAAAGATGTATCGTGCTTTTTCTCATACCATAAAAGTTGTcgtcattaaaaacagttttggttttttattaaaattgggAAATACGAATCTTAAAATTCCATCTACCTCTGAATTTTGTCgatttaaataagtaaaaagGTATAATGAAAAAATTGCCCAGAATTTGCAGTGTGTTGGTAATTATTCTTTTTCATGTTTAGAAAATCTGAATGACAAAAGAATTTCATGTAGTAACGATGATAATAACTTGGAGGCGTTTGGTAGACGGCTTAAACGAAATTACATGAAATCAGAAAGTTTAGTGTCTTGCTTAGAGTGGGATGTGAACAACAAAGGATATTTCAAGTTGGAGGACATTTACGTACAGCCTCGTTTCCATTGTTGGGATCGACGACCTAACGATATGCCGCCTGGATACCTTTATGACTtggtaaaaaagaaagaagggtTCCCGGTTAATCTGTGTTTTATATCCGATCCTGGGAAAGGAAAGTCTGTGTTATTGCAGAAACTAACAATGGACTATGTTAATGCTGAAGAACGCTTTTCTTCAAGTTTTGGTGGATTGTCTCTTGTTTTATTGCTTCGTTGTAAGGAGCTTTTGTCATATGGATGCTTACTCGATTATATTGAGGATGTTTTACTTAAAGACACGAATATACAACGTTGTGGAGAATGGAAAGGTCTTTTAGTTGAAAATTGCGAgagatgtttatttttaatcgATGGTCTTGATGAAATTCGACACCACCAAAGCGAAGGGATTGTTGCCGAGATAAATGCGTTGTTAGAAGGACTGATCTACAATGGAGCGTCAATCATAGCTACGTCCCGCCCTGCAGGTCTTACCACAATCGAAAAACTGTCTTCATTATTTAACAGGTCGTTTATTATCGCTCCCTTCACAAAAGATGACATCCAGGAATATATCCGAAAGTATTTTGCAGAAAAAGATGAAGATTTTTGCCGCAAGTTGTACGACACGGTAGTGGGAAGCGCCGACATTCTAGAACTAGCTTCGTCTCCGCTCGCGTTGAGCATCATTTGTAACATTCACGATCATTCTGAAGTCGTCCCGCGTAGTATGACGCAACTCTATCACGAACTGGTGCGACAGATGATTCAACAATTTAAAAACTACCATGGGTTTGGTGACAGACATGGGAAACGGCGCATCTCTGATTGTGTTTTAAAAAGTATTGGGCACATCGCATTGGAATCGATCAAGTCTGGTAAAGATTATTTCGAACAACAAGATTTAGTGTCTTACTTTGTCAAAAGAGAAAAACGCAAAGGCTTCTTTCAAAAAACGAAACAATGGATCGCTGGTGTTAATTCCAATTCTGTGCTTCAGCTGGGTTTTATCACTGCAGACAGAGGACCTAATCCAAGAAAAGTCAACTGGCGTTACCAATTTGAACCAAAACAATGTCAGAAGTATATCGCTGCAGAATACATCGTTCAAAAATTGTTAAGACGCGGCTTGAAAGGAAtcgaaaaattgtttgggaCGGAAAGCAGGGAACCCGAATCATCGTTGAATTTGTTAAAAGAAAACCATGAGCTTTGTTTATTTATTGTGGACAGTTTGGGCAGAAGAGGAGAGAAATTGCTATGCAAACAATTATTTAATGAAGTGTTCAAAAATTTTGGGGAAATTTGAATTGACATTTTACAGGTCAAGTTTCagctttaaaacttgtttttcccttgtttttacttattttttatattttttttgaagtttttctccgttactttttaaatcttttttttacatcGGTTCGAAGTTACGTCTAAACTTCAAGGCAATTTAAACTTtcagtttttatattatttatatatgcttttatttttttatttttttaaaagttatttttattacaccagcagaacaattattttttttcgcaaaaGTATTAAAATCTTTCTCTttgtaaataaatgaataataaaacCCCCCGAAAAATCCAGTTACGCAGTAATTCTTTTCCCGAGCAGTGGTATTTTCCTGCAGAACTTTTTGCAAGTGTTTAAAACAGTATGAAAGGTATATGAAATTTTGCAAGTGAGGGTTATTATGTTCATCCCTTAATTTTGTTATTGAAACATTACCACcttaagt
This window contains:
- the LOC130644334 gene encoding uncharacterized protein LOC130644334 gives rise to the protein MASIVTQTSVDENDECFLRLFFLIKKVGTSVCYNIFHRYFPKDKKQLYQKLLPFKKKLKPYLFASQRELLFGNPNKETDSTQFDITLLLLLIRNTCNCLPPPRKGWNRRPSASDFTDGANLERLRIRRNSLAHTGSTPVKLSACSKKWNETAAILISLGADPNEVSYYATVQLDSNKKADLEEELSILHDKFFHYIDISFTKYSDNEDKINRLQAEIMKLQENLNDKRISCSNDDNNLEAFGRRLKRNYMKSESLVSCLEWDVNNKGYFKLEDIYVQPRFHCWDRRPNDMPPGYLYDLVKKKEGFPVNLCFISDPGKGKSVLLQKLTMDYVNAEERFSSSFGGLSLVLLLRCKELLSYGCLLDYIEDVLLKDTNIQRCGEWKGLLVENCERCLFLIDGLDEIRHHQSEGIVAEINALLEGLIYNGASIIATSRPAGLTTIEKLSSLFNRSFIIAPFTKDDIQEYIRKYFAEKDEDFCRKLYDTVVGSADILELASSPLALSIICNIHDHSEVVPRSMTQLYHELVRQMIQQFKNYHGFGDRHGKRRISDCVLKSIGHIALESIKSGKDYFEQQDLVSYFVKREKRKGFFQKTKQWIAGVNSNSVLQLGFITADRGPNPRKVNWRYQFEPKQCQKYIAAEYIVQKLLRRGLKGIEKLFGTESREPESSLNLLKENHELCLFIVDSLGRRGEKLLCKQLFNEVFKNFGEI